Proteins encoded together in one uncultured Desulfosarcina sp. window:
- the ptsP gene encoding phosphoenolpyruvate--protein phosphotransferase: MENNQKRRKMLKLIGKGVSPGMAQGKAFVYKDVLLRDSELYLIHDSQLDDEKKRIKKAIDDVSKCLTIDAEQIEGKLGKQSADIFRAQKAILQDSHVINEMNRTLETKMINAEQVVRTVFRLLARRFRDLDNEVLRERGDDIDDLSRRLLLSLAGIHAHSLEHLPANTVLVARRLLPSDTVFLSRSSTVGVLAEFAGPAAHAALLARELGIPCVGGIPDLLETVHKGDVVLVDGTTGAVVIHPSRQALQKHNKAFDEVCKRRMTMVCVNTVERTATVDGIEVSVMANVRSREDVELGMQCGADGIGLFRTEPFFLSTKHLPSDKTFATFLRNSLEPARGRHIDVRLLDIGADKNPVYLHLPPEPDPFLGRRGVRVLREYPELLEAQLRAVLEVSQEFGLGILIPMVTVESDVTHVVSRLRKFAAEMGIRKLPRIGAMIETPAAALSIASLRTHVDFFSIGTNDLTQYTMAAGRENPLVAKYFIDDHPAILHLIELVVRESGTTPVSICGELAGRVDVILKLLKTGIRSLSVAASLVPDVKFAIMGIENKKGRKS; encoded by the coding sequence ATGGAAAATAACCAGAAAAGAAGGAAAATGTTGAAACTGATTGGAAAGGGCGTTTCCCCGGGGATGGCCCAAGGGAAGGCCTTTGTTTATAAAGATGTGCTGTTAAGGGATTCCGAACTCTATCTGATCCACGATAGCCAGCTCGACGATGAGAAAAAAAGAATTAAAAAAGCGATCGACGATGTAAGCAAATGCCTGACAATCGATGCCGAGCAAATCGAGGGCAAGCTAGGCAAGCAATCGGCGGACATCTTCCGCGCGCAAAAGGCGATCCTGCAAGATTCTCATGTGATCAATGAAATGAATCGGACGTTGGAAACAAAGATGATCAATGCCGAGCAAGTGGTCAGAACGGTATTCCGATTGCTGGCGCGACGATTCAGAGACCTGGACAATGAAGTGCTTCGCGAACGGGGGGATGATATCGACGACCTTTCGCGCCGGCTGTTGCTGTCATTGGCAGGCATTCATGCGCACAGCCTCGAGCACCTGCCGGCCAATACGGTGCTCGTCGCCCGTCGGCTGCTGCCGTCGGACACGGTGTTTCTCTCGCGTTCATCCACCGTAGGTGTTCTCGCTGAGTTTGCGGGTCCCGCAGCCCATGCTGCCCTTCTTGCCCGTGAACTCGGCATCCCCTGTGTGGGGGGAATCCCCGATCTGTTGGAAACGGTCCACAAAGGTGACGTTGTGCTTGTCGATGGGACCACGGGGGCAGTGGTGATCCATCCAAGCCGCCAGGCCTTGCAAAAGCACAACAAAGCATTTGATGAAGTATGCAAACGCAGGATGACGATGGTATGTGTCAACACCGTCGAACGAACGGCAACCGTGGATGGAATCGAGGTCTCGGTCATGGCCAACGTCCGCAGTCGTGAGGATGTCGAACTGGGGATGCAATGCGGAGCGGATGGGATCGGGCTGTTCCGAACCGAGCCCTTTTTTCTTTCGACCAAACATTTACCTTCAGACAAAACCTTCGCGACGTTTCTTCGAAACAGCCTCGAGCCGGCACGCGGAAGGCATATCGATGTTCGTCTGCTCGACATCGGTGCCGACAAGAATCCAGTTTACCTTCATCTTCCGCCGGAACCCGATCCTTTTTTGGGACGGCGGGGCGTGCGTGTGTTGCGTGAGTATCCCGAGCTGTTGGAGGCACAGTTGAGGGCGGTATTGGAGGTGTCGCAGGAGTTCGGGCTCGGTATTCTGATACCGATGGTCACGGTCGAGAGCGACGTGACGCATGTTGTCTCAAGGTTGCGAAAATTTGCCGCTGAAATGGGCATTCGCAAGCTTCCCCGTATCGGTGCGATGATTGAAACACCAGCCGCGGCATTGTCAATCGCTTCTCTAAGGACGCATGTTGATTTTTTCAGCATCGGCACGAATGATCTAACGCAGTATACTATGGCCGCCGGTCGGGAAAATCCGTTGGTTGCAAAATATTTCATCGACGACCATCCGGCGATACTGCACCTCATCGAGTTGGTGGTCAGGGAATCCGGCACCACGCCCGTTTCAATCTGCGGCGAGTTGGCGGGCCGGGTCGATGTTATCCTGAAGTTGTTGAAAACCGGAATCAGGTCTCTCAGTGTGGCTGCATCGCTTGTGCCGGACGTGAAGTTTGCCATCATGGGAATCGAAAACAAAAAGGGGAGAAAGTCATGA
- a CDS encoding glycosidase — MCRNGRDRGPGRPLPFGFSSGNVAYPFEGCGGMQASKIQRLKVKRKAIKIVGDTSRVITRLHLPDERSRIKKIIQRIVNLPNSAAEALMAQIMVDFAGRHEDIGYVFERHLDAVKDHLPPDTELSDVQKTLIGAFFTKEYSIESAALFNPSIVPHPDQSHLKNGSLRFVMSLRATGEGHISSIVFRSGVLDRYNRFRFDPISDYVETPDLQLNPVYKRDPFQRKLNEMRVGNEITAHILDQMPDDFTYNELIEKIGKLRVKPLFPKDRQNRAFEVMWWLANSNYEVGFHPDHRISERVIFPVSKNESRGIEDARFVQFIDDRQEAIYYATYTAYNGHTILPQLIETKDFIKFNIVTLNGKAIKNKGMALFPRKVGGRYAMLSRQDGENNHIMFSDNIHFWQASKIIQEPEYPWEFIQIGNCGSPLETDQGWIVLTHGVGPMRQYCIGAILLDLENPAKIIARLDTPLLSPHEKEREGYVPNVVYSCGAIIHNRELVIPYAMSDINSGIATVAVDALLNSMRAVES; from the coding sequence GTGTGTCGGAACGGCCGTGATCGAGGACCTGGTCGACCGCTGCCTTTCGGATTCTCGTCCGGCAATGTAGCTTATCCCTTTGAAGGATGCGGTGGTATGCAAGCAAGCAAGATTCAACGGCTGAAAGTGAAAAGAAAAGCGATCAAGATCGTCGGTGATACGTCACGGGTGATCACCCGGCTTCATCTGCCCGATGAGCGGTCCCGGATCAAAAAAATTATTCAGCGTATTGTTAACCTGCCGAATTCGGCGGCCGAAGCGCTGATGGCACAGATCATGGTTGACTTTGCCGGACGGCACGAAGACATCGGGTATGTTTTTGAACGGCACCTGGATGCGGTGAAGGATCATCTGCCGCCGGATACCGAGCTCAGCGATGTTCAGAAAACACTCATCGGGGCATTTTTTACAAAGGAGTACTCCATTGAATCGGCGGCCCTTTTCAACCCATCCATTGTTCCCCATCCGGATCAGAGCCATTTGAAGAATGGCAGCCTGCGTTTTGTCATGAGTCTCCGGGCAACCGGTGAAGGGCATATTTCGTCCATCGTTTTTCGCAGCGGCGTCCTTGATCGATACAACCGGTTTCGCTTCGACCCGATCAGCGATTACGTAGAAACACCCGACCTCCAATTAAATCCGGTTTACAAACGCGATCCTTTCCAGCGCAAATTGAACGAGATGAGGGTTGGTAATGAGATAACCGCCCATATTCTTGATCAGATGCCAGATGATTTTACGTATAATGAGCTAATCGAAAAAATTGGCAAACTTCGAGTGAAACCACTATTTCCAAAGGATCGTCAAAACAGAGCCTTCGAGGTGATGTGGTGGCTTGCCAATTCCAATTATGAGGTGGGGTTTCACCCCGATCACCGCATATCCGAACGGGTGATCTTTCCGGTCTCAAAAAACGAAAGCCGAGGTATTGAAGACGCCCGCTTCGTTCAATTTATAGATGACCGGCAAGAAGCAATTTATTATGCGACCTATACCGCCTATAATGGACATACCATCCTGCCGCAACTGATCGAAACCAAGGATTTCATCAAATTCAACATTGTCACCCTCAACGGGAAAGCGATCAAAAATAAGGGTATGGCGCTTTTCCCGCGAAAAGTTGGGGGCCGCTATGCCATGCTCTCCCGCCAGGATGGTGAAAACAATCATATCATGTTTTCGGATAATATCCATTTTTGGCAAGCATCTAAAATTATTCAGGAGCCTGAATATCCATGGGAATTCATCCAGATCGGCAACTGCGGATCGCCCCTGGAGACGGATCAAGGTTGGATCGTCCTCACCCATGGGGTCGGGCCCATGCGTCAATATTGCATTGGCGCCATCTTGCTTGATCTTGAGAATCCAGCGAAAATAATCGCTCGCCTGGACACGCCGCTGCTATCGCCGCATGAGAAAGAGCGCGAAGGATATGTTCCCAATGTCGTTTATTCCTGCGGTGCAATCATTCATAATCGTGAGCTGGTTATTCCCTACGCCATGTCCGACATCAATTCCGGCATTGCAACCGTCGCCGTGGATGCGCTGCTGAACAGTATGCGGGCGGTCGAATCATGA
- a CDS encoding glycoside hydrolase family 130 protein has product MKTPFPIITRFKKNPILTRKDVPYPVVTVHNAGIVKHDGRYIMLFRSHLSNGRSIIGRADSEDGYTFTVHPEPFLTPSTDPVFAEYEAFGVEDLRISPVENEYLLTYSAYSRHGVRIALARTSDFEKVERVALITQADLRNVVIFPEKFGGRYVRLDRPHSEISPWSIWISYSPDLVHWGDSRVILKPLTYHWDEMKIGPGAPPFKTDKGWLHIYHGVFKTMAGTVYRLGAALHDLDDPATISGVSDRWILQPEDPWEVTGYVPNVVFTCGAVPEADGTVKIYWGGADTVMCVGTAVIEDLVDRCLSDSRPAM; this is encoded by the coding sequence ATGAAAACGCCTTTTCCCATAATAACAAGGTTTAAAAAAAATCCCATCCTGACCAGAAAAGATGTTCCCTATCCGGTTGTGACCGTTCACAATGCGGGCATCGTCAAACACGACGGCCGCTACATCATGCTGTTCAGGTCTCATCTGTCGAACGGTCGCTCGATCATCGGCAGGGCCGATAGTGAGGATGGGTATACTTTCACGGTTCATCCTGAGCCCTTTTTGACACCGTCGACAGACCCGGTTTTCGCCGAATATGAAGCCTTCGGCGTTGAAGATCTGAGGATTTCCCCGGTGGAAAACGAATACCTCCTGACCTACAGCGCTTATTCCCGTCATGGCGTAAGGATTGCCCTGGCGCGTACCAGCGATTTCGAAAAAGTGGAACGGGTGGCGCTGATCACCCAGGCCGACCTGCGCAACGTTGTCATTTTCCCAGAGAAGTTCGGAGGTCGCTATGTGCGTCTGGACCGGCCGCACTCGGAAATCTCACCCTGGTCGATCTGGATTTCCTATTCTCCGGATCTGGTTCATTGGGGTGATTCCCGGGTGATCCTGAAGCCCTTGACCTACCACTGGGATGAAATGAAAATCGGGCCAGGCGCGCCACCTTTCAAAACCGACAAAGGCTGGCTGCATATTTACCACGGGGTTTTCAAGACCATGGCCGGGACGGTGTACCGGCTTGGTGCGGCCCTGCATGACCTTGACGACCCGGCGACCATCAGCGGTGTTTCCGATAGGTGGATTCTGCAACCCGAAGACCCCTGGGAGGTGACCGGCTATGTTCCCAATGTGGTCTTTACCTGCGGTGCGGTTCCGGAAGCCGATGGTACGGTAAAAATTTATTGGGGCGGCGCGGATACGGTCATGTGTGTCGGAACGGCCGTGATCGAGGACCTGGTCGACCGCTGCCTTTCGGATTCTCGTCCGGCAATGTAG
- a CDS encoding glycosyltransferase family 4 protein: protein MHIAMLSPIAWRTPPRHYGPWENVTSLLTEGLVSRGLDVTLFATADSQTIGRLHAVCPRGYEEDHALIPKVWECLHISELFEDAETYDIIHNQFDFLPLTYSGLTATPVVTTIHGFSSPGILPVYKKYNGSVFYVSISDADRSPDLDYIKTIHHGIDMSPFDFQPAPHDILLFFGRIHNDKGTRQAIEIAKACGKKLILAGIIQDQAYYDQYVAPHIDNDKVSYIGSVGPAERSLLLGKAMALLHPIQFDEPFGLSVIESMACGTPVIAFDRGSMAELIENGKNGFLVGNVDEAVEAVARIQEVDRDYCRGHVERHFTVDRMVAEYINVYEMIHHTEKEKKNETN from the coding sequence ATGCATATTGCCATGCTTTCACCCATTGCCTGGCGCACGCCTCCCCGCCACTACGGACCGTGGGAGAACGTGACGTCACTGTTGACCGAGGGGCTGGTGTCGCGAGGTCTTGACGTGACCTTATTTGCAACCGCGGATTCTCAAACCATCGGCAGGCTGCATGCCGTTTGCCCACGGGGCTATGAAGAAGACCATGCACTCATCCCCAAAGTCTGGGAGTGCCTGCATATTTCAGAACTCTTCGAAGATGCCGAGACCTACGACATCATCCACAACCAATTCGATTTCCTGCCGTTGACCTACAGCGGGCTGACCGCTACACCGGTCGTGACCACCATCCATGGATTTTCATCACCCGGCATCCTGCCGGTTTACAAAAAATACAACGGCAGCGTGTTCTATGTTTCCATCAGCGATGCCGACCGGTCGCCGGATCTCGATTATATCAAAACGATTCACCACGGCATTGATATGAGTCCGTTTGACTTTCAACCAGCCCCACATGACATCCTGCTTTTTTTCGGGCGTATCCATAACGACAAAGGGACCCGGCAGGCTATTGAAATCGCCAAGGCCTGCGGAAAAAAATTGATATTGGCCGGCATTATCCAGGATCAGGCTTACTACGATCAATATGTCGCCCCTCATATAGACAACGACAAAGTGTCTTATATCGGCAGTGTCGGCCCTGCTGAACGCAGCCTGTTGCTCGGCAAAGCTATGGCGCTTTTGCACCCCATCCAGTTTGATGAACCCTTCGGGCTGTCTGTTATCGAATCCATGGCCTGTGGTACACCCGTGATAGCTTTCGACAGAGGTAGCATGGCTGAACTTATCGAAAACGGTAAAAATGGCTTTTTAGTGGGCAACGTGGACGAGGCCGTTGAAGCCGTTGCACGAATCCAGGAGGTTGATCGCGATTATTGTCGGGGCCATGTCGAAAGGCATTTCACGGTCGACCGCATGGTCGCTGAATACATAAATGTCTATGAAATGATTCATCACACTGAAAAGGAGAAAAAAAATGAAACTAACTAA
- a CDS encoding glycosyltransferase family 4 protein, with protein MTSVIKYYAGINSVAVVGNYLPRQCGIATFTTDLVEALSAEAPDISCWAAVMNDKPEGYPYPDNVRFEINQNKLSDYRTASQFLNINQTDIVCVQHEYGIFGGPAGSHLLKLLGDLRMPVVTTLHTVLNDPAPEYRAVMSKLSDLSDKLVVMSRKASDFLEDIYAVPEEKIVFIHHGIPDTPFIDSSFYKDKFGVEGKKVLLTFGLLSPNKGIENVLHAMPAIVNKHPDVAYIILGATHPHILKSQGDAYRIMLQQLVRKLDIGEQVIFQNRFVELKELCEFLGIADIYVTPYLEEAQITSGTLAYAMGTGKAIVSTPYWYATEMLADGRGRIVPFSNPDAIAEQIIDLLDNDVERHAMRKKAYTFSREAIWREVSRKYLQVFNEVRQNRTHHPRPRYSYVENIKAITNFELPEINLDHLKAFTDDTGILQHANHTIPDRAHGYCTDDNARALLVAAMGQKYLPTNGLGLDSLSGHYLGFLLYAYNEKNGRFRNFMTYSRQWMEGVGSEDAHGRALWCIGKAIAFLDDPGYLAMSTTLFNKALPAAETFHSPRAIAFCLVGIHAYLNKFSGDSDVRRIRSVLADRLFDQFSNQATDDWPWLENALNYANGKLPHALLLSGQGMQRDDMVDMGLRVLKWLLAIQNENKHFVPIGSNGWYEKGGSRARFDQQPVEANAMVEACIEAFNVTRDQTWFENAVMCFNWFLGHNDLNMPLYDPKTGGCRDGLMADGINQNQGAESSLAWLLSLMTLQNLYAEETLNQWASQKIE; from the coding sequence ATGACATCGGTTATCAAGTATTACGCGGGAATCAACTCGGTTGCCGTCGTCGGCAATTATTTGCCCCGCCAATGCGGCATCGCCACCTTCACCACGGACCTGGTTGAGGCGCTGTCGGCGGAAGCACCGGATATCAGCTGCTGGGCGGCGGTCATGAACGACAAACCCGAGGGATACCCTTACCCGGACAACGTACGCTTCGAGATCAATCAGAACAAGTTGAGCGATTACCGCACCGCGTCTCAATTTCTCAATATCAATCAGACGGATATCGTCTGCGTGCAGCACGAATACGGTATTTTCGGTGGGCCGGCCGGCAGTCATCTGCTGAAACTGCTGGGTGATCTGCGCATGCCGGTGGTGACGACCCTGCACACGGTATTGAATGATCCCGCGCCGGAATATCGTGCCGTCATGTCCAAACTGTCCGATCTGTCCGATAAACTGGTCGTCATGAGCCGGAAGGCCTCCGACTTCCTCGAGGATATTTACGCGGTACCCGAAGAGAAAATCGTCTTCATCCATCACGGCATTCCGGATACGCCGTTTATCGATTCAAGCTTCTATAAGGACAAGTTTGGGGTGGAAGGTAAGAAAGTGCTACTCACCTTCGGATTGCTTTCCCCGAACAAAGGCATCGAAAATGTGCTGCATGCGATGCCGGCGATCGTCAACAAGCACCCGGATGTGGCCTATATTATCCTGGGGGCAACGCACCCGCATATCCTCAAATCACAAGGAGATGCCTATCGGATCATGCTGCAGCAGCTCGTGCGCAAACTCGATATCGGCGAGCAGGTCATTTTCCAAAACCGGTTCGTGGAACTCAAGGAGTTGTGTGAATTTTTAGGCATTGCCGATATTTACGTTACCCCTTATCTCGAAGAAGCCCAGATCACTTCCGGGACCCTTGCCTACGCCATGGGCACGGGCAAGGCCATCGTTTCGACGCCCTACTGGTACGCCACCGAGATGCTTGCCGACGGTCGTGGCCGAATCGTACCCTTCAGCAATCCGGACGCCATCGCCGAACAAATCATCGACCTGCTGGACAACGACGTTGAGCGGCACGCCATGCGCAAGAAAGCCTATACCTTCAGCCGTGAAGCAATATGGAGGGAAGTATCCCGAAAATACCTCCAGGTTTTCAATGAGGTCCGGCAAAACCGTACCCATCACCCCCGCCCCCGGTATTCCTATGTTGAAAATATCAAAGCCATCACGAATTTTGAACTGCCGGAGATCAATCTCGATCACCTGAAGGCCTTTACCGATGATACCGGCATCCTGCAACATGCCAATCATACCATCCCCGATCGTGCCCACGGCTACTGCACCGATGATAACGCCAGGGCGCTACTGGTTGCCGCCATGGGTCAAAAATACCTGCCGACCAACGGCTTGGGGCTCGATTCTCTCAGCGGTCATTATCTCGGATTCCTTCTATATGCCTACAATGAAAAAAACGGTCGTTTTCGCAATTTCATGACCTATTCACGGCAGTGGATGGAGGGGGTCGGGTCCGAGGACGCCCATGGCAGAGCGCTCTGGTGCATCGGTAAAGCCATAGCTTTCCTCGACGATCCCGGATATCTGGCGATGAGCACAACCCTTTTCAACAAGGCCCTGCCGGCTGCCGAGACCTTTCATTCGCCCCGCGCAATCGCTTTCTGCCTGGTGGGCATACACGCCTATCTGAATAAATTCTCCGGCGACAGCGATGTACGCAGAATTCGCAGTGTTCTCGCCGACCGGCTTTTCGATCAGTTTAGCAACCAGGCAACCGACGATTGGCCCTGGCTTGAAAACGCCCTGAACTATGCCAACGGAAAACTGCCTCATGCCCTGCTGCTCTCCGGTCAGGGGATGCAACGCGACGATATGGTCGATATGGGTCTCAGGGTCCTGAAATGGCTACTCGCCATCCAGAACGAGAACAAGCACTTCGTGCCCATCGGCAGCAACGGATGGTATGAAAAAGGCGGTTCCAGGGCCCGTTTCGACCAGCAACCCGTCGAGGCCAACGCCATGGTCGAAGCCTGTATCGAAGCGTTTAACGTTACCCGTGACCAGACCTGGTTCGAGAATGCGGTCATGTGCTTTAACTGGTTTCTCGGACATAATGACCTGAACATGCCGCTCTATGACCCCAAGACCGGTGGCTGTCGGGATGGACTGATGGCCGACGGCATCAACCAGAATCAAGGCGCCGAATCCTCCCTTGCATGGCTGCTGTCGCTGATGACCCTGCAAAACCTCTATGCCGAAGAGACGCTCAATCAGTGGGCATCGCAGAAAATCGAATAA
- a CDS encoding CBS domain-containing protein translates to MRSYQVKDLMVPLSEYATVPQSATLLYAVDSLRKAQAAFGQDRYRHRAILVFNGDNHFVGKLSQHDLIAALEPNYKEMKSSMNHGSMHRLGLSDGFAKSTLEQYHLWEKALENLCEKAIHLKVKDIMYTPGMGEFVNASTTLDEAIHRLIVGRHHSLLVTSDHDAQEIVGVLRIVDVFELVCDAMHECAVA, encoded by the coding sequence ATGCGATCTTACCAAGTGAAAGACCTGATGGTACCGCTTTCAGAGTATGCGACAGTTCCCCAATCGGCTACGCTGCTATATGCCGTCGATTCATTAAGGAAAGCCCAGGCCGCTTTTGGCCAGGATCGTTACCGGCACCGGGCGATTCTGGTGTTCAACGGCGACAATCATTTTGTGGGCAAGTTGAGCCAGCATGATCTGATCGCGGCTCTCGAACCCAACTACAAAGAAATGAAAAGTTCCATGAATCATGGATCCATGCATCGCCTCGGTCTAAGTGATGGCTTTGCTAAATCGACCCTGGAGCAATATCACCTGTGGGAAAAAGCCCTCGAGAACCTTTGCGAAAAAGCGATTCACCTGAAGGTTAAAGACATCATGTATACGCCCGGAATGGGCGAGTTCGTCAATGCAAGCACCACCCTGGATGAAGCCATTCACCGACTGATTGTCGGACGTCACCACAGCCTGCTGGTGACATCCGACCATGACGCACAAGAAATCGTAGGTGTGCTCAGAATCGTGGATGTCTTTGAGTTAGTCTGCGATGCAATGCATGAATGTGCCGTGGCGTAG
- a CDS encoding GlsB/YeaQ/YmgE family stress response membrane protein produces the protein MEFFWMILIGLIAGSLARQFMKGKDFGATVDIIAGMVGSLIGGLIFEKAGLFAGSSLIGSLLVATTGAIIFLYGVRLIKRV, from the coding sequence ATGGAATTTTTTTGGATGATTTTGATTGGCCTGATTGCCGGGTCGCTTGCCAGGCAATTTATGAAGGGCAAAGACTTTGGGGCGACTGTCGACATCATTGCCGGCATGGTTGGTTCGTTGATCGGCGGGCTTATTTTTGAAAAAGCAGGCCTTTTTGCCGGAAGCAGCCTGATCGGAAGTCTGCTCGTTGCAACTACAGGCGCAATTATTTTTTTGTATGGCGTGCGCTTGATCAAAAGAGTTTAG
- a CDS encoding antibiotic biosynthesis monooxygenase family protein, whose amino-acid sequence MIVVRIIMQVIPEKQKELVQTILSMIEPMEKEKGCISYSLFCNMEDKCLLNLLQEWHTRRDLDQYLGSDMFGVFLGTKSLLIEPHGINIYTIHQSEGMEAVYEARGKQRGHSHAVAPNLLKKD is encoded by the coding sequence ATGATCGTCGTCAGAATTATCATGCAGGTGATTCCTGAAAAACAGAAAGAACTGGTGCAAACAATTCTCTCGATGATTGAGCCAATGGAAAAGGAGAAGGGCTGTATAAGCTATTCTCTCTTTTGCAATATGGAAGATAAATGCCTCCTTAATCTTCTTCAAGAGTGGCATACGCGAAGGGATTTGGATCAATACCTGGGTTCCGATATGTTCGGCGTTTTTCTGGGAACGAAGAGCCTGCTGATCGAACCGCATGGGATAAATATTTATACCATTCATCAATCGGAAGGGATGGAAGCTGTTTATGAAGCCCGAGGGAAACAGCGCGGTCACAGTCATGCCGTTGCGCCGAATTTACTCAAAAAGGATTGA
- a CDS encoding KH domain-containing protein: MPIIGKKGRTASALRTIVNAVSSKTKKRSRLEIIE, from the coding sequence ATGCCGATAATCGGCAAAAAAGGACGAACCGCAAGTGCGTTGCGCACAATCGTCAACGCGGTTTCTTCCAAAACAAAGAAGCGTTCTCGGCTTGAAATCATCGAATGA
- a CDS encoding sigma 54-interacting transcriptional regulator, with product MKKTFLEIHNRILGSIREPLIVLDSDLKVVTANHTFYRTFNVKPAETEGVLIYDLGNRQWDIPRLRKLLEDILPQNTSFHDFEVEHTFETIGPKIMHLNARRIYGAGNQTDMILLAIEDVTEREYYKRHLEDLVEERTAEIRKLKDLLEAERAYLQEEIKLEFNHENIIGRSNEIKYVFYKVEQIASTDTNVLVLGETGTGKELVARAIHGLSGRKDRALVKMNCAALPSNLIESELFGHEKGAFTDAHSKRLGRFEIANGTTLFLDEIGELPLELQPKLLQVIETGEFERLGSSNTTKVDVRIIAATNRNLEAEVRKGTFREDLWYRLNIFPITMPPLRERREDIPLLVNYFIEKISKRLGKSINLVPVNVMDTLRNYHWPGNIRELENVLERAVINSSGPKLHLVDELQKAGKMVAEANRTLADVEREYILQVLERAHWKVSGKNSAAEILGLDRSTLRARMRKLDIQKP from the coding sequence ATGAAAAAAACCTTTCTGGAAATTCACAACAGGATTCTGGGGTCGATCCGTGAGCCCCTGATCGTGCTTGATTCCGATCTGAAAGTCGTAACGGCCAATCATACATTTTATCGGACATTCAATGTCAAGCCCGCCGAGACCGAAGGCGTGCTGATCTATGACCTGGGCAACCGGCAGTGGGACATTCCCCGGCTCAGGAAACTGCTGGAAGACATTCTTCCTCAGAATACCTCTTTTCATGATTTTGAGGTGGAACATACCTTTGAAACCATCGGTCCCAAAATCATGCATCTAAATGCCAGACGGATCTATGGCGCGGGCAACCAGACCGATATGATTCTGTTGGCCATCGAAGATGTGACCGAACGCGAATATTATAAACGACACCTTGAGGACCTGGTTGAGGAACGAACCGCTGAAATCAGAAAACTCAAAGATCTGCTCGAGGCCGAGAGAGCCTACCTGCAGGAAGAAATCAAGCTGGAATTCAACCATGAGAACATTATCGGCCGAAGCAACGAAATCAAATATGTGTTCTACAAGGTCGAGCAAATTGCCTCCACGGATACCAATGTATTGGTTCTCGGAGAAACCGGAACCGGCAAAGAACTGGTGGCGCGGGCGATTCATGGCTTGAGCGGTCGAAAGGACCGGGCCCTGGTTAAAATGAATTGTGCCGCCCTGCCTTCGAATCTCATTGAAAGCGAACTATTCGGCCATGAGAAAGGCGCCTTCACCGATGCGCATTCCAAACGGTTGGGGCGGTTCGAGATTGCCAACGGCACCACCCTGTTCCTGGATGAGATCGGCGAGCTGCCTTTGGAGTTGCAGCCCAAACTGCTCCAGGTCATCGAGACCGGAGAATTTGAACGCCTGGGCAGTTCCAACACCACAAAAGTCGATGTGCGCATCATTGCCGCCACCAACCGAAATCTGGAAGCTGAGGTTCGAAAAGGGACCTTCCGTGAGGATCTCTGGTACCGGCTGAATATTTTCCCGATCACCATGCCGCCGCTCAGGGAGCGCAGGGAAGACATTCCGTTGCTGGTCAATTATTTTATCGAAAAAATATCCAAAAGACTCGGAAAGTCGATCAATCTGGTTCCAGTCAATGTGATGGACACGTTGCGCAACTACCACTGGCCTGGCAATATTCGCGAACTTGAAAACGTCCTTGAGCGAGCCGTGATCAATTCGTCGGGTCCCAAGCTGCACTTGGTTGACGAACTGCAAAAAGCGGGCAAAATGGTAGCAGAGGCGAATCGGACCCTTGCAGATGTGGAGCGCGAATATATTCTTCAGGTGCTTGAGCGGGCACACTGGAAGGTAAGCGGTAAAAACAGTGCTGCCGAGATACTTGGATTAGACCGAAGCACCTTGCGCGCACGCATGCGAAAACTCGATATCCAGAAACCATAA